The following DNA comes from Streptomyces globosus.
CGCCGCCGACGTCGCGGTCATGGCCGGCATGCTCGCCGCCTTCGCCCCCGGCCTCATCGCGCTGTCCGGCCAGTACGTCCTCACCCGCGGCTTCTACGCCCTCTCCGACACCCGCACCCCCTTCCTGCTGAACCTGGTCATCGCCGGACTCAACGCCGGGCTGTCCGCCGCCGCCTTCCTGCTGCTGCCCCCGCGCTGGGCCGTCACCGGCATGGCCGCCGCCTACTCCGCCGCCCTGTGCGCCGGCCTCGCCGCGACCGCCTGGACCCTCGCCCGGCGGCTCGGCCCGCGCCCCGGCCCGGCCGGCCGGGACACCGACACCGCCCTGCGCACCCACCTGCGGCTCCTCGCCGCGTCCCTGCCCGCGGCCGCCGCCGGCCACGCCGCCGCCCGGGCCGCCGCCCCGGCAGGGGACATCACGGCCGCCGCCGCAGGAACCGCCGTGATCGCCCTCGTCGTCGTCCTGCTCGCCCGGCCGCTGCGCCTGACCGCCCTCACCCGCCTGCTGGACTCCCTGCGGCGCAAGCGCCGCTGACCCGGGAGCAGCCCGACTGCTTGGACACCGCCCGATGCCCCGCGTACTGCTGATCGAGGACGACCCCTCCGTCCGCGCCGGAGTCGGCCTCGGCCTGCGCCGCCGCGGCCACGAGGTGGCCGCCGCCGACACCGGAGAGGCCGGCCTCGCCCTGATGGGCGGCTTCCACCCGGAACTCGTCCTGCTCGACCTGATGCTGCCCGGAATCAACGGCGTACAGGTCTGCCGCCGCATCCGCGAGACCAGCCAGGTCCCGATCATCATGCTCACCGCGCGCGGCGACGACTTCGACATCGTCGTCGGGCTGGAGGCCGGCGCCGACGACTACATCGTCAAGCCCGCCCGCACCGAGGTCATCGAAGCGCGCATCAAGGCCGTGCTGCGCCGCCTCGGCGCCCCCGCCGGCGGCCGGCCCCAGGTGGAGTTCCACGGCGACCTCGCCGTCGACCGGGCCGGGCTGACCGTCGCCCGGGGCGGCGAGCGCATCGCCCTGGCCCCCAGCGAACTCAAGCTGCTGCTCCACCTGTCGGCCTCCCCCGAACAGGTCTTCTCCCGCCAGCAGCTCCTGGAGTACGTGTGGGAGCACAGCTACCACGCCGACGCCCGGCTCGTGGACGCCTGTGTGCGCCGCCTGCGCCACAAGATCGAGGACCCGGACGGCGCGCCCCGCTACATCCAGACCGTGCGGGGCTTCGGCTACCGCTTCGGCCCCCTGTAGGCGGGCCCGGTGGCACGCACCGCACACCGCGGGCGCACCGCACGCGCCGCCCGCGCCGGGCGCCCCCGGTGGTACGCCGGGCGCCGCCGCCGCGGCACCCCGCGCGAGCGGCGCATCGCCCCGCTCGGCCTGCGCACCCGCCTGATCGCGGCGTTCCTGCTGGTCGCCGCGGTCAGCGCGGTCTCCACCGCCGCCCTCACCTACCAGCAGGCCCGCAACGCCGTCCTCAAACAGAGCCAGGACACCGCCGTCAGCACCCTGCGCGACCTGATGGAGGCCCAGCCCGTCAGCCTGCCCATGGACCAGGCGCAGCTCGACCGCCTCGTCTCCGAGCTCGCCAAGCGCGGCAAACCGCACCCCTGGAACGTCTTCGCCGAGTACGGCCGGCTGCGCGCCTCCAGCAACGGCTCGCCCACCTCCACCGTCGTCACCGACCGGCTCCGCCGCCAGGTCACCGCCCACCCGCACGGCGCCTTCCAGCGCGTCACCGACGCCGACGGCGACCCCTACCTCGCCGTCGGGATGCCCGCGGTGTTCCGCGCGAACGACACCCGCCCGCCCACCGGACTCGTCGTCTTCGCCACCATGCCGCTCTCCGCCGAGCGGACCACCGTGCAGGCCATGGTCGAGGCCGCGCAGCGCGGCGCCGTCCCCGGCCTCGCCGCCGCCGTCATCCCCGCCCTGCTCGCCGCGCGCAGCGTGCTGCGCCCCGTACGGGACATGCGGCGCGCCGCCCAGAAGATGGGCCGGGGCCGCCTCGACACCCGGATCGAGGTCCGCGGCGCCGACGAACTCGCCGGACTGGCCCGCACGTTCAACGACACCGCCCGCGCCCTGGAGGCGTCGGTGGCCGAGCTGCGGGACGCCGAGACCCGGGCCCGCCGCTTCGCCTCCGACGTCTCCCACGAGCTGCGCACCCCGCTCGCCGGGATGCTCGCCGTCACCGAGGTCCTCGACGAGGAGGCAGCGGGCCTCGACGCCGACACGGCCGCGGCCCTGCGGCTGATCAGCGCCGAGACCGGCAAGCTCGCCGTCCTCGTCGAGGACCTGATGGAGATCTCCCGCTTCGACGCGCGCGCCGCCGAGCTCAACCTGGACGAGGTCGACGTCGCCGAGGCCGTCCGCAAGACCCTGGAGCGACGCCACTGGGACGGCACCCGGGTCGTCACCGACCTGCCCCGCGACGCCCGCGCCCGCCTCGACCCGCGCCGCTTCGACGTCGTCCTCGCCAACCTCGTCGGCAACGCCCTGCGCCACGGCGGCGCCCCCGTCCGCGTCACCGTGCGGACCCGCCCGCAGCCCGGCGGGCCGCGGCTGGTCGTCGAGGTCGCCGACAGCGGCCCCGGCATCGCCCCCGAGGTGCTGCCGCACATCTTCGACCGCTTCTTCAAGGCCGACGCCGCCCGCACCCGCTCCGCCGGCAGCGGCCTCGGCCTGGCCATCACCCTGGAGAACGTACGGCTGCACGGCGGAACCCTGGAGGCCCGCAACGGGCATTCCGGCGGCGCTGTGTTCACCCTCGACATGCCCCTGGAGGCCGACGCATGAACAGGATCCGCGGTGCCGCCCGCGCCGCCTCCGCCGCGGCGGCCGGGCTGCTGCTCGCCGGTTGCGGCATCAAGACGACGGGGGTCGTGGAGAGCGGGGCCCCCGCCGAGATCGCCGTGAGTGCGCCCAGCGGCACCGCGGACTCGCTGGTGTACTTCCTGACCCCCGACAGGCGGCTGATCGCCATGCGGTCCGGGTACGCCGAACCGGGGGCCCAGGGCGCGCTGTTCCGGCTGCTGGCCGGGCCGAGCCAGCGGGAGCTGGCCTCCGGCCTGGGGACCGCACTGCCCGCCGTCGACGCCGGACTCGCCGCCACGACCACCACGACCGGCCCCGTCGGCGACGTCGTGGAGGTCCACCTGCCGATCAACGTGGCCGGGCTGTCGGACCTCGCCCGCAGCCAGATCGTGTGCACCGCGGTGGCCGACGCCGCCTCGCAGGTGGAGGCGAGGCTGCGCGGCCAGGACACCGTGCTGGCCCCCGAACCCTGCCGCGCCGGCCGCCTCTGACGGCGCGCCGCGCCGCGGGGGAGGGGTGGGGGCGGCGGGGGAGCGGGCAGGCCGTGCGGGCCCTCTTGCGGCGCCGGGTCCGCCCCGCCACCGTGGGCCCATGCCCGCCGCATCCCCGGACCGCACCGGAGGCCCCGCCCCCGCAGAAGGCGCCGTCCCCGACGTGTTCGACCCGCGCCTGTACGCCGCGGGCATCCCGCACGACCGCTACCGGCTGCTGCGCGACCGCCATCCCGTCGCCTGGCAGGACGAACCCGAGGTGCTGGGCTGGCCGGCCGGCCCCGGCTTCTGGGCCGTCACCCGGCACGCCGACGTCGTCCGCGTCCTGCGCGACCACACCGCCTACTCCTCCTGGGCCGGCGCCACCCAGATCCGCGATCCCGACCCCGCCGACCTGCCGTTCCTGCGCAGGACCATGCTCAACCAGGACCCGCCCGGCCACGGCCGGCTGCGCCGCACCGTCTCCCGCGCGTTCACGCCCGCCCGGGTCGACGCCTTCGCGGACCGCGTCCGCGAACGCGCCCGCACGCTCCTCGCCGGCGCCCGCGCGAAGGCCGAGGACGGCGCCTGCGACGTGGTCCCCGCCGTCACCGACGAGTACGCGCTGCTCAACCTGACCGACCTGCTGGGCATCCCGGCCGCCGACCGCGGCCTGCTCCTCGACTGGACCGTGCGCGTCATCGGCTACCAGGATCCCGAGGACGCCCCCGAGCCGCTGCGCGGGCCCGACGGCACCCCGCTCAACCCGCGCTCCCCGGCCCTCCTCGGCGAGATGTTCGCGTACGCCCGCGAACTCGCCGGGCACAAGCGGCGCCGGCCCGGCGGCGACGTCATGACGGCCCTCGCCGAGGCCTCGCTGGAGCCGGCCGAGCTGGAGATGTTCTTCTTCCTGCTGACGGTCGCCGGAAACGACACCGTGCGCTCGGCCGCCCCCGGCGCGCTGCTCGCCCTCGCCGGCGCCCCGGACGCCTACCGCCGGCTGGCCTCCGGGGCGGTGCCCGCGGACCGCGCCGTCGAGGAGCTGCTGCGCGTGCACCCGCCGGTGCTCAGCTTCCGCCGTACCGCCGCGGCCGACACCGAGCTGGCCGGCCGGACGATCCGGGCGGGCGACAAGGTCGTCGTCTTCCACGCCTCCGCCAACCACGACGAGCGGGTCTTCGCCGACCCCGGGCGCCTGCTCCTGGACCGCTCCCCCAACCCGCACGTCTCCTTCGGCGACGGGCCGCACGTCTGCCTCGGCGCCCACTTCGCCCGGCTCCAGCTGCGGGTGCTGCTGGAGGAGTGGCGGGCCGCCATGCCCGCCCCCGAACTCGCCGGACCGCCGCGCCGCCTGGTGTCGAACTTCATCAACGGGATGGCGCGGCTGCCGCTGCGGGTGTCCGGGCCGCCGCGGTGACGTCCTCCAGCAGTTCCACCACGTCGGGCCCGTAGGCCGCCGAGTTGACCACCTTCAGCACCAGGCAGAACGGGTTGCCGCGGTGCCGGCGGGCCAGCTCCTGGTGGTGGCGGGCGAGGTAGCGGGCCCCGGCCTGGTTGCTGACGGCCGTCTGACCGGATATCAGGAACACCGGCCGGGTGCCCGGGCCGCTCGTCAGCCGGGCCAGGACGACGTGCTCGGCCCGGCCCTTGGACCACCGGTACGTCTGCCCGCCCACCCGGATCGCCCCCCGGTCCGGGCCCGGATCCGTCGACACGTCGACGGAGACCCCCGGCAGCATCGACTCCAGGTGGGCGGCCGTCCGGGCGTTCGAGACGGGCCCGCCGACGCAGAACTCGGCCCGCTCGCCGAACCCCTGGCGGACCGTGTCGTGCGCGACGATC
Coding sequences within:
- a CDS encoding response regulator transcription factor, with product MPRVLLIEDDPSVRAGVGLGLRRRGHEVAAADTGEAGLALMGGFHPELVLLDLMLPGINGVQVCRRIRETSQVPIIMLTARGDDFDIVVGLEAGADDYIVKPARTEVIEARIKAVLRRLGAPAGGRPQVEFHGDLAVDRAGLTVARGGERIALAPSELKLLLHLSASPEQVFSRQQLLEYVWEHSYHADARLVDACVRRLRHKIEDPDGAPRYIQTVRGFGYRFGPL
- a CDS encoding sensor histidine kinase; translation: MARTAHRGRTARAARAGRPRWYAGRRRRGTPRERRIAPLGLRTRLIAAFLLVAAVSAVSTAALTYQQARNAVLKQSQDTAVSTLRDLMEAQPVSLPMDQAQLDRLVSELAKRGKPHPWNVFAEYGRLRASSNGSPTSTVVTDRLRRQVTAHPHGAFQRVTDADGDPYLAVGMPAVFRANDTRPPTGLVVFATMPLSAERTTVQAMVEAAQRGAVPGLAAAVIPALLAARSVLRPVRDMRRAAQKMGRGRLDTRIEVRGADELAGLARTFNDTARALEASVAELRDAETRARRFASDVSHELRTPLAGMLAVTEVLDEEAAGLDADTAAALRLISAETGKLAVLVEDLMEISRFDARAAELNLDEVDVAEAVRKTLERRHWDGTRVVTDLPRDARARLDPRRFDVVLANLVGNALRHGGAPVRVTVRTRPQPGGPRLVVEVADSGPGIAPEVLPHIFDRFFKADAARTRSAGSGLGLAITLENVRLHGGTLEARNGHSGGAVFTLDMPLEADA
- a CDS encoding cytochrome P450 encodes the protein MPAASPDRTGGPAPAEGAVPDVFDPRLYAAGIPHDRYRLLRDRHPVAWQDEPEVLGWPAGPGFWAVTRHADVVRVLRDHTAYSSWAGATQIRDPDPADLPFLRRTMLNQDPPGHGRLRRTVSRAFTPARVDAFADRVRERARTLLAGARAKAEDGACDVVPAVTDEYALLNLTDLLGIPAADRGLLLDWTVRVIGYQDPEDAPEPLRGPDGTPLNPRSPALLGEMFAYARELAGHKRRRPGGDVMTALAEASLEPAELEMFFFLLTVAGNDTVRSAAPGALLALAGAPDAYRRLASGAVPADRAVEELLRVHPPVLSFRRTAAADTELAGRTIRAGDKVVVFHASANHDERVFADPGRLLLDRSPNPHVSFGDGPHVCLGAHFARLQLRVLLEEWRAAMPAPELAGPPRRLVSNFINGMARLPLRVSGPPR